Below is a window of Actinomycetota bacterium DNA.
GCCGGAGGCGCAGCTGGACCGGTTCCTGCTGAAGGTCCTGGTCCGGTTCCCGACATCGGAGGAGCTCGTCTCGGTGGTCGACCGCACGACGGGAGCCACCGCGGCCTCGGTGAAACCCGTCGCGGACGCGCAGACCCTCGACGCGATGATCGACCTGACCCGGCGAGCCCCCATCGCGAGCCATCTCGTCGAGCACGCCGTCCACCTCGTCATGGCCACCCACCCCGGCGGGGAGACCGCCCCCGAGCCGGTGCGGCGCTTCGTCCGCTTCGGCGCGTCGCCGCGGGGGGCTCAGGCTCTCGTGCTCGCGGCTAAGGCGGCCGCGCTGCTGGACGGGCGTCCTAACGTCTCCGCCTCCGATATCCGCGCCGTCGCCCCCGCCGTCCTGCGCCACCGGCTCGTCCTGGGCTACGAGGCTCCCGTGGAGGGGGTCCAGCCCGACGACGTGGTATCCGCCGTCCTGGACGCGGTTCCCGAGCCCGCCGTGGGGATCCGGGGCGCTCCCTAGCGGACATGCTCTCACCGGAGCTGCTGTCCCGGCTGGAGGCGCTGCAGATCTCGACCCGGCGCCGGCTCGCGGGGCTGTTCGCGGGAGACCACCGCTCCCCCCGCTACGGGACCTCGATCGATTTCAGCGACTACCGTCCGTACTTCCCGGGGGACGATTTCAGGCGCATCGACTACGCGCTGTACGCGCGGCTCGACGTCCTGCTCGTGAAGCTGTTCGAGGCCGAGGAGGAGCTGCACGTGCGTCTGTTCGTGGACACCTCTTCGTCGATGGGGGCCCACGGCAAGCTTGAGGCGGCGACGCGTCTCGGGGCGGCGCTCGGGTTCGTGGCGCTCGTGAACCGCGACCCGGTGACCGTCCACACCTTCCCCCTCGACCGCCCGGCTCCCCGCTTCGTCGGACGGGCGGCGGTCCCCCATCTGTTCGACCACCTGTCCTCTCTGCGGGCGTCGGGGACGACCCCGTTCGCGGCGGCCGCCCTCCGGCTGCTCGCCCGGCCGGGGCCGTCCGGGCTCACCGTCGTCTTCAGCGACCTCCTCACCCCCGAGTGGGAGGAGGGACTGCGGCGTCTGCCCGCGCGCGGAGGGGACCTGGTCGTCGTCCACGTGCTCTCGCAGGAGGAGACCGACCCGCAGCTCGTGGGCGACCTGGACCTGCGCGACCGGGAGGACTCGAGCCGGGTCGAGGTGAGCCTGTCGCCCGACGTCCTGCGTCGGTACCGCGAGTCGGTCCGCGCCTGGACGGATGAGGTGGGGAACATCTGCCGGCGGGCGGGCGCCGCCTACCTCCGACTGGACCCCGCCGACGACATCGAGGCGCTCCTGCTCGGGTCGTGGCGGCGGACGGGGGTCCTGCGGTGAGGTTCGCGAACCCGGCTGCGCTGGCGCTCGGGCTGCTGGCCATCCCGATCGTGGCCCTGCACATGCTGCGTCCGAGGCGTCCGTCGGTGGACGTCTCCTCCACGTACCTGTGGCGGGAGGTGTCCCGACCCGTGTCGAGCGCGGTGCCGTGGCAGCCGCTGCGGTGGTCGGCCCTCCTCGTCCTGCAGCTGCTCGCCGTCGCCCTGCTCACGGTGGCGGCCGCCCGCCCGGTGCGTCCGACGCCGGTCCCGCTCGCTCAGCACACCGTCTTCGTCGTCGACACCTCGGCGAGCATGGGGGCGACGGACACGCCTCCCGACCGGGTGGCTCGGGCGGCGGAGATCGCCCGGCAGCTCCGCAGGCAGGTGCCGGACGGGGGTCTGGCCAGCCTCGTCGTGGCGTCCGACCACCCACGGGTCGCGCTCGCCCAGTCCGCCGACCCCCGGGAGTTCGACCGGGCCGTCGACGCCCTGCGCCCCGGGCTGGGCCGGGCCGACTTCGCGACGGCCTTCCTGCTCGCCGAGAGCCTCGAGACGCCGGGGGTGCCCATCGGGTTCGTCTTCCTGTCCGACGGGATCTTGAACTCTGCCGAGCAGCGCCTGATCCCGCCGGGCACCCGGTACGAACCGGTCGGCGCGTCTGGGGAGAACCAGGCGGTCATCGGCCTGGCCGTCGAGCAGACCGGGAGCGCGCTGCGGGCCCGCGTAGCGGTCCGGAACGGGGGAGACACCGAGTCCGTGCGCCAGCTGCGCGTCGACGTCGACGGGAGGACCCGGGCCCGCGTCGAGCTGACGATCCCGCCCCGCGACACGGTCGAGCGCGCGTTCGACCTCCCCGCCGGCGACCTCGTATCGGCCGGACTGGACGGGGTGGACCTGCTCGCCGTCGACGACCGCGCCTACGCGGTGGCGTCGGGCCGGCCCTCCATCCGGGTCCTGTTGGCCGGGGAGAACGGGCCGTTCTGGCGGACCGCGCTCGAGGCGATCCCCGGAGTGGCGGTCGAACGTGCAGAGGGCACCGCCCCCGCCCCCGGTTTCGACCTCGCCGTGTACGACGGTGTGGCCGTCCCGCCCGACCCCGGCGCTCCCTTCGTGGCCGTCGCACCGCCGG
It encodes the following:
- a CDS encoding MoxR family ATPase; amino-acid sequence: PEAQLDRFLLKVLVRFPTSEELVSVVDRTTGATAASVKPVADAQTLDAMIDLTRRAPIASHLVEHAVHLVMATHPGGETAPEPVRRFVRFGASPRGAQALVLAAKAAALLDGRPNVSASDIRAVAPAVLRHRLVLGYEAPVEGVQPDDVVSAVLDAVPEPAVGIRGAP
- a CDS encoding DUF58 domain-containing protein; translated protein: MLSPELLSRLEALQISTRRRLAGLFAGDHRSPRYGTSIDFSDYRPYFPGDDFRRIDYALYARLDVLLVKLFEAEEELHVRLFVDTSSSMGAHGKLEAATRLGAALGFVALVNRDPVTVHTFPLDRPAPRFVGRAAVPHLFDHLSSLRASGTTPFAAAALRLLARPGPSGLTVVFSDLLTPEWEEGLRRLPARGGDLVVVHVLSQEETDPQLVGDLDLRDREDSSRVEVSLSPDVLRRYRESVRAWTDEVGNICRRAGAAYLRLDPADDIEALLLGSWRRTGVLR